The following coding sequences are from one Hypanus sabinus isolate sHypSab1 chromosome Y unlocalized genomic scaffold, sHypSab1.hap1 SUPER_Y_unloc_10, whole genome shotgun sequence window:
- the LOC132386003 gene encoding ATP synthase F(0) complex subunit C1, mitochondrial-like isoform X2, producing the protein MMYTCAKFVSCPAVVRSTSRTFLRPVSASILSRPELRNEKAQLLPGPGSILIPVIQRDLHTSVASRDIDTAAKFIGAGAATVGVAGSGAGIGTVFGSLIIGYARNPSLKQQLFSYAILGFALSEAMGLFCLMVAFLILFAM; encoded by the exons ATGATGTACACTTGTGCAAAGTTTGTCTCCTGTCCTGCTGTG GTTCGCAGCACTTCCAGGACATTCCTTAGGCCTGTGTCAGCATCTATCTTAAGCAGACCAGAGCTGCGAAATGAAAAA GCTCAGCTCCTCCCTGGACCAGGGAGTATACTGATACCGGTTATACAGCGGGACCTCCACACCAGTGTTGCTTCCAGGGACATCGACACTGCTGCTAAGTTTATCGGTGCTGGGGCTGCCACTGTGGGAGTGGCCGGCTCCGGTGCTGGCATTGGGACTGTATTCGGCAGCTTGATTATCGGATATGCCAG GAACCCTTCCCTGAAACAGCAGCTTTTCTCCTACGCCATCCTGGGCTTTGCCCTCTCTGAGGCCATGGGGCTCTTCTGTTTGATGGTTGCCTTCCTCATTCTTTTTGCCATGTAA
- the LOC132386003 gene encoding ATP synthase F(0) complex subunit C3, mitochondrial-like isoform X1 — protein MMYTCAKFVSCPAVVRSTSRTFLRPVSASILSRPELRNEKAQLLPGPGSILIPVIQRDLHTSVASRDIDTAAKFIGAGAATVGVAGSGAGIGTVFGSLIIGYARQTNRQDLPVPTGFNSASHSHSDMSVHGLLYCHDEAKLRLEEQHLIYRLGSLQPLGVNIEFSNFR, from the exons ATGATGTACACTTGTGCAAAGTTTGTCTCCTGTCCTGCTGTG GTTCGCAGCACTTCCAGGACATTCCTTAGGCCTGTGTCAGCATCTATCTTAAGCAGACCAGAGCTGCGAAATGAAAAA GCTCAGCTCCTCCCTGGACCAGGGAGTATACTGATACCGGTTATACAGCGGGACCTCCACACCAGTGTTGCTTCCAGGGACATCGACACTGCTGCTAAGTTTATCGGTGCTGGGGCTGCCACTGTGGGAGTGGCCGGCTCCGGTGCTGGCATTGGGACTGTATTCGGCAGCTTGATTATCGGATATGCCAG ACAGAcgaacagacaggatctcccggttcccACTggcttcaactctgcttcacattcccattcagatatgtccgtacatggtctcctctactgccatgatgaggccaaactcaggttggaggagcaacacctcatatatcgtctgggtagtctccagccccttggtgtgaacatcgaattctccaacttccggtaa